A portion of the Lolium rigidum isolate FL_2022 chromosome 1, APGP_CSIRO_Lrig_0.1, whole genome shotgun sequence genome contains these proteins:
- the LOC124685262 gene encoding MADS-box transcription factor 55-like, which translates to MARERREIRRIESAAARQVTFSKRRRGLFKKAEELGVLCDADVALVVFSSTGKLSQFASSSMDEIIDKYSTHSKNLGKSQEKPALDLNVEHSKYNSLNEKLAEASLHLRHMRGEELGGLSVGELQQMEKDLETGLQRVLCTKDQQFMQQISDLQQKGTQLAEENMRLRNQMPQVPTAGMMAVTEDVLSSESVMTAVHSGSSQDNDDGSDISLKLALPWK; encoded by the exons ATGGCGCGGGAGAGGCGGGAGATACGGCGGATAgagagcgcggcggcgcggcaggtcACCTTCTCCAAGCGGAGGCGCGGGCTCTTCAAGAAGGCCGAGGAGCTCGGCGTGCTCTGCGACGCCGACGTCGCGCTCGTCGTCTTCTCCTCCACCGGCAAGCTCTCCCAGTTCGCAAGCTCCAG TATGGACGAGATCATTGACAAGTACAGTACTCATTCAAAGAACCTGGGGAAATCACAAGAGAAGCCTGCACTTGATTTGAAT GTAGAGCACAGCAAGTATAACAGTTTGAATGAAAAACTTGCTGAAGCAAGTCTTCACCTTAG ACACATGCGAGGTGAGGAACTTGGGGGACTGAGTGTTGGGGAACTGcagcagatggaaaaggatcttGAAACAGGACTACAGAGGGTGCTTTGTACAAAG GACCAACAATTCATGCAACAGATCAGTGACCTCCAACAAAAG GGCACACAGCTGGCAGAAGAGAATATGCGCTTGAGAAACCAA ATGCCTCAGGTGCCAACGGCCGGCATGATGGCTGTCACTGAAGATGTTCTTTCATCTGAATCTGTGATGACGGCAGTACATTCCGGAAGCTCGCAGGACAATGACGACGGTTCTGATATATCCCTGAAACTAGC GTTGCCTTGGAAGTAA